One Arthrobacter sp. StoSoilB20 DNA segment encodes these proteins:
- a CDS encoding site-specific integrase, with amino-acid sequence MASIQKRENGSWRARYRDEAGKEHARHFPRKIDAQRWLDEVTASVVTGSYVDPKSGRVTLASFFEDWSTRQLWAAGTSKAMSLAVRSCSFADVEFRNLKRSHVEAWVKKMSQDGLAPGTVKTRFNNVRSVLRGARNDRMLATDPADGVSLPRARKAEHAMSIPSPADVGALLRAAEPWFKPFVAMCAFAGLRLGEAAAIQLGDIDFLRRTLAVQRQVQRAGKGEVTITLPKYGSERLVHIPDGLVQILAAHVQHVGIHGEQQWLFIGDQGLPPHQNTSGYWWRKTVKAAGLEAVRLHDLRHFYASGLIAAGCDVVTVQRALGHSKATTTLNTYAHLWPTAEDRTRSAAGAMMDDALGISADSLRTRQA; translated from the coding sequence ATGGCGAGCATCCAGAAGCGTGAAAATGGCTCCTGGCGAGCCCGTTACAGAGATGAAGCCGGCAAGGAACATGCGCGGCACTTCCCGCGGAAGATCGACGCTCAGCGCTGGTTGGACGAGGTAACCGCGTCCGTCGTCACTGGCAGCTATGTGGATCCGAAGTCGGGCCGCGTCACCCTAGCATCGTTCTTTGAAGATTGGTCCACTAGGCAGCTCTGGGCTGCTGGAACATCCAAGGCCATGAGCTTAGCTGTCCGCTCGTGCTCGTTCGCTGATGTGGAATTCCGCAACCTGAAACGCTCACACGTTGAGGCGTGGGTGAAGAAGATGAGTCAGGACGGCTTGGCGCCTGGAACGGTCAAGACACGCTTTAACAATGTCCGCTCTGTGCTGCGTGGTGCACGCAATGACAGAATGCTTGCCACGGACCCCGCTGACGGCGTCTCGCTGCCCCGTGCCCGCAAGGCCGAGCACGCAATGAGCATTCCCTCCCCCGCGGATGTCGGCGCCCTCCTAAGAGCTGCGGAGCCGTGGTTCAAGCCGTTCGTTGCAATGTGCGCTTTCGCAGGCCTGCGCTTGGGCGAGGCGGCGGCAATTCAACTCGGAGATATTGATTTCCTGCGCCGCACCCTGGCCGTTCAGAGGCAAGTCCAGCGGGCAGGCAAGGGCGAGGTGACCATCACGTTGCCGAAATACGGTTCTGAGCGCCTTGTGCACATTCCTGACGGGCTCGTGCAGATCCTCGCCGCCCACGTGCAGCACGTTGGAATCCACGGGGAACAGCAGTGGTTGTTCATTGGGGATCAGGGCCTGCCTCCGCATCAGAACACATCGGGCTATTGGTGGCGCAAAACAGTAAAGGCCGCAGGTCTTGAAGCTGTGAGACTCCATGACCTGCGGCACTTCTATGCATCAGGGTTGATTGCTGCCGGCTGCGATGTCGTAACAGTGCAGCGGGCATTGGGCCATTCCAAGGCAACCACCACGCTAAACACTTACGCGCACCTGTGGCCGACCGCCGAAGACCGCACCAGATCCGCAGCCGGCGCCATGATGGATGACGCCCTCGGCATTTCTGCGGACTCCCTGCGGACTCGACAAGCCTGA
- the ychF gene encoding redox-regulated ATPase YchF, producing the protein MALTIGIVGLPNVGKSTLFNALTRNQVLAANYPFATIEPNVGVVNLPDPRLAKLAEIFGSQKLLPAPVSFVDIAGIVKGASEGEGLGNKFLANIREAEAIAQVVRVFDDPDVIHVDGKVDPRSDMETINTELILADLQTIENAIPRIEKEVKIKKREAAELAAIKAAQAVLERGDTIFSSIKSDKLEMEHLKELGLLTAKPFIYVFNADEGILGDQEKQDELRALVAPADAVFLDAKLESDLVELDEEEAREMLEMNGQSESGLDQLARVGFHTLGLQTYLTAGPKETRAWTIRQGDTAPQAAGVIHSDFQRGFIKAEVVSFDDLIDAGSMAEAKSRGKVRIEGKEYVMADGDVVEFRFNV; encoded by the coding sequence GTGGCTCTTACTATTGGCATCGTCGGACTGCCCAACGTCGGCAAATCAACTCTTTTCAACGCACTGACCCGCAACCAGGTGCTCGCAGCGAACTACCCGTTCGCAACGATCGAACCCAACGTCGGCGTCGTGAACCTTCCGGATCCCCGCCTGGCAAAGCTGGCTGAGATCTTCGGTTCCCAGAAGTTGCTGCCCGCTCCTGTGTCCTTCGTTGACATCGCCGGCATCGTCAAGGGTGCCTCGGAAGGTGAAGGCCTGGGCAACAAGTTCCTGGCGAACATCCGCGAGGCCGAGGCCATTGCCCAGGTTGTCCGCGTATTCGACGACCCCGATGTCATCCACGTTGATGGCAAGGTGGATCCGCGTTCCGACATGGAGACCATCAACACCGAGCTGATCCTGGCCGACCTGCAGACCATCGAAAACGCCATCCCGCGTATCGAAAAAGAAGTCAAGATCAAGAAGCGCGAAGCTGCCGAGCTCGCCGCGATCAAGGCCGCCCAGGCAGTTCTGGAACGCGGAGACACCATCTTCTCCTCGATCAAGAGCGACAAACTGGAGATGGAGCACCTCAAAGAACTCGGCCTCCTGACCGCCAAACCCTTCATCTACGTCTTCAACGCCGATGAAGGCATTCTTGGTGACCAGGAAAAGCAGGATGAACTGCGCGCTTTGGTCGCCCCGGCTGATGCTGTCTTCCTTGATGCCAAGCTTGAGTCCGACCTCGTTGAACTGGACGAGGAAGAAGCCCGCGAGATGCTGGAAATGAACGGCCAAAGCGAATCCGGCCTGGACCAGTTGGCACGCGTTGGCTTCCACACCCTTGGGCTGCAGACCTACCTGACGGCCGGCCCCAAGGAAACCCGCGCCTGGACCATTCGCCAGGGTGACACTGCGCCCCAGGCCGCCGGCGTGATCCACTCCGATTTCCAGCGTGGCTTCATCAAGGCCGAGGTTGTCTCCTTCGATGACCTCATCGACGCCGGTTCCATGGCCGAGGCAAAGTCCCGCGGCAAGGTCCGGATCGAAGGCAAAGAGTACGTGATGGCCGACGGCGACGTGGTGGAGTTCCGCTTCAACGTGTGA
- a CDS encoding DNA recombination protein RmuC → MDGFGLVLALLMLLIGAAVGLAAGYVVFRRRGAGLEEDFDAVSARLSEVTAQLAAADAERRLLFSQNRELTASRNSDGSVLRALAPVAEKLTAVQQQVSLLERDRVEQYGQLAQQLQDARLSDEQLLRSTHALASALRSNSARGQWGEVQLRRVVEASGMLRHVDFHEQVHSGRTENTLRPDLVVQLPGGKQLVVDAKVPLASYLAAQEQMHGDGSFGESVAPANNHDSKTLLANHAKALKAHIDALAGKKYWDIPGNSPELVICFLPAESILASALEADPALLEYALSRNVVLASPGTLLAVLKSVAFTWRQDVLTDSAHELFELAKQLYERMGTLGENVGKLGSSLKTSVDRYNAMVGTLEARVLPTARKLNTMDEAGLAAPMSVEAVPRTLAAPELLAVEPHEQQISLGHHSDMDEEDRESAA, encoded by the coding sequence ATGGATGGATTTGGATTGGTTTTGGCCCTGCTGATGCTCTTGATCGGCGCCGCCGTAGGCCTGGCAGCGGGCTACGTTGTCTTTCGGCGCCGGGGCGCAGGCTTGGAGGAAGACTTCGATGCCGTTTCGGCGCGCCTCTCGGAGGTGACGGCGCAGCTTGCAGCAGCCGACGCCGAACGGCGGCTTTTGTTCTCACAGAACCGCGAGTTGACCGCGTCCAGGAACTCGGACGGCAGTGTTCTGCGTGCCCTCGCTCCGGTCGCTGAGAAGCTGACGGCCGTTCAGCAGCAAGTGTCGCTGTTGGAACGGGACCGGGTGGAACAATACGGCCAGCTTGCCCAGCAACTCCAGGATGCCAGGCTGTCCGACGAGCAACTCCTGCGGTCCACGCATGCCTTGGCCTCGGCCCTTCGCTCCAACAGTGCCCGCGGCCAGTGGGGCGAAGTTCAGCTCCGCAGGGTGGTGGAGGCTTCCGGAATGCTGCGACATGTGGACTTCCACGAGCAAGTCCATTCGGGCCGGACCGAGAACACGCTTCGCCCGGACTTGGTGGTCCAGCTGCCGGGGGGAAAGCAATTGGTGGTTGACGCCAAAGTCCCGCTGGCTTCCTACCTGGCCGCGCAGGAACAGATGCACGGCGACGGTTCCTTTGGGGAGTCCGTAGCGCCGGCCAATAACCATGATTCAAAGACTTTGCTGGCCAACCATGCCAAAGCCTTGAAGGCCCACATTGATGCTTTGGCGGGCAAGAAGTACTGGGACATCCCCGGGAACTCCCCTGAGCTGGTGATTTGTTTCCTCCCTGCTGAGTCCATCCTGGCCTCAGCCCTGGAGGCAGATCCGGCACTCCTGGAATATGCCCTGTCCAGGAACGTTGTGCTGGCATCGCCTGGCACCTTGCTCGCGGTCCTGAAGTCTGTAGCCTTCACTTGGCGCCAGGACGTCCTCACGGACAGCGCGCATGAACTGTTCGAGCTCGCCAAGCAACTGTACGAACGCATGGGCACCCTGGGCGAAAATGTGGGCAAGCTGGGCAGCTCCCTGAAAACGTCCGTGGACCGCTACAACGCAATGGTGGGAACGCTGGAGGCACGGGTCCTTCCGACAGCACGCAAGCTCAACACCATGGACGAAGCCGGTCTTGCCGCGCCCATGTCAGTAGAGGCAGTCCCCCGCACTCTGGCTGCACCGGAGCTTCTGGCCGTGGAACCCCACGAACAGCAGATATCGCTCGGCCATCACAGTGACATGGATGAAGAAGACCGCGAGTCTGCCGCTTAA
- a CDS encoding 4-hydroxy-3-methylbut-2-enyl diphosphate reductase encodes MTSTAVSIPMPTVPRRRRSPEEVQAAAPVTGPKKVLLAAPRGYCAGVDRAVIAVEKALEHYGPPVYVRKQIVHNVHVVSSLEEQGAIFVEETDEVPEGALVIFSAHGVSPAVVQSAEDRGLRTIDATCPLVTKVHKEAVRFAKDDYDILLIGHEGHEEVEGTAGEAPEHIQIINGPHEVDKVTVRDPEKTIWLSQTTLSVDETMETVRLLKDRFPTLQDPPSDDICYATTNRQVAIKKIAPQADLVIVVGSANSSNSVRLVEVALEYGAKSSYRVDFANEVDEAWFEGVATVGVTSGASVPEVLVQDVLRLLADYGYGEVQEVVTAEEDLLFSLPKELRATLKKAGDVTRALGGRGNRSTT; translated from the coding sequence ATGACCAGCACAGCAGTTTCCATTCCTATGCCCACGGTGCCCCGCAGACGGCGATCTCCGGAAGAGGTACAGGCAGCGGCGCCCGTGACGGGTCCCAAGAAGGTTCTGCTGGCGGCCCCGCGAGGGTATTGTGCCGGCGTGGACAGGGCAGTCATTGCTGTTGAGAAGGCCCTGGAGCACTACGGTCCTCCGGTCTACGTCCGCAAACAGATCGTGCACAACGTTCACGTGGTCAGCTCCCTTGAAGAACAAGGAGCCATCTTCGTTGAGGAAACAGACGAGGTCCCGGAAGGCGCCTTGGTCATTTTCTCTGCCCACGGCGTATCTCCGGCCGTGGTCCAGTCCGCTGAAGACCGTGGCCTTCGGACCATCGACGCAACCTGCCCGCTGGTGACCAAGGTCCACAAGGAAGCCGTCCGCTTCGCCAAGGACGACTACGACATCCTGCTGATTGGCCACGAAGGCCACGAGGAAGTCGAAGGAACCGCCGGGGAAGCGCCGGAACACATCCAGATCATCAACGGGCCCCACGAGGTCGATAAGGTCACCGTGCGCGACCCCGAGAAGACGATCTGGCTTTCCCAGACAACCCTGAGCGTGGATGAAACCATGGAGACGGTCCGACTCCTGAAGGACAGGTTCCCCACCCTCCAGGATCCGCCCAGCGACGATATTTGCTACGCCACCACCAACCGCCAAGTGGCTATCAAGAAGATTGCGCCCCAGGCAGACCTCGTGATCGTGGTGGGTTCAGCCAATTCGTCCAACTCCGTGCGGCTGGTTGAGGTTGCCCTGGAGTACGGTGCCAAGAGCTCCTACCGCGTGGACTTCGCCAACGAGGTAGACGAAGCCTGGTTCGAGGGTGTCGCCACAGTTGGCGTCACCTCCGGTGCCTCCGTTCCGGAAGTGCTGGTTCAGGATGTCCTGCGGCTGCTGGCTGACTACGGCTACGGCGAGGTCCAGGAAGTGGTGACGGCTGAGGAAGACCTGCTGTTCTCGCTTCCGAAGGAGCTGCGGGCCACCCTGAAGAAGGCCGGCGACGTTACACGTGCGCTTGGCGGGCGCGGAAACCGCTCCACGACCTAG
- the xseA gene encoding exodeoxyribonuclease VII large subunit: MSAEATPESTLPGTAAETSPDNPWPLQLLSRKLKAHIERAPAAWIEGQVIELNRRGGNAFLTLRDVDAEISLPASVWSTVLDRQKVPLERGSRVVALVKADFWVKTGRLNMSVKDIRPVGLGDLLARIERLRQALAAEGLFADSRKRKLPLLPHRIGLITGRDSDAKKDVLRNAALRWPAVEFDVREVAVQGNTAVAQIIAALKKLDADPQVDVIVMARGGGALEDLLPFSNEDLIRAVSAATTPVVSAIGHEADRPILDDVADLRASTPTDAAKRIVPDVAEELAMVRQARDHLRRSIGRMVDRESDRLQSLKSRPVLATPASMVDARAEDIHRLQRRSHSAVSTAVARALDQVHHLRAQVRALSPQKTLDRGYAVVQIVGEDQAGHTVVSSPEEAPEGTSLAIRVAEGRFRAVSTGQGHIVDR, translated from the coding sequence ATGTCCGCTGAAGCCACACCCGAATCCACCTTGCCGGGAACAGCGGCTGAAACAAGCCCGGACAACCCGTGGCCGCTGCAACTGCTCTCCCGGAAGCTCAAAGCCCATATTGAAAGGGCACCCGCGGCGTGGATCGAGGGGCAGGTCATTGAACTGAACCGCCGGGGCGGCAACGCTTTCCTGACCTTGCGGGACGTTGACGCCGAAATTTCCCTTCCTGCCTCGGTGTGGTCCACGGTGCTTGATCGCCAAAAGGTCCCCCTCGAACGCGGTTCCCGCGTAGTTGCCTTGGTCAAGGCGGATTTCTGGGTCAAGACGGGCCGGCTGAACATGTCCGTCAAAGACATCCGCCCTGTGGGCCTGGGCGACTTGCTGGCCAGGATCGAGCGGCTCCGGCAGGCTCTGGCAGCCGAAGGACTGTTCGCCGACTCCCGTAAACGCAAGCTGCCCCTGCTCCCCCACCGGATCGGCCTCATCACGGGCCGCGACTCCGACGCCAAAAAGGACGTCCTGCGCAACGCCGCGCTGCGTTGGCCCGCGGTCGAGTTCGATGTCCGTGAGGTTGCCGTCCAAGGCAATACCGCCGTCGCCCAGATCATCGCGGCGTTAAAGAAGCTCGACGCCGACCCCCAGGTAGACGTCATTGTCATGGCACGCGGGGGCGGCGCGTTGGAAGACCTCCTTCCGTTCAGCAACGAGGACCTCATCCGTGCGGTCTCGGCGGCCACCACTCCGGTTGTCAGCGCGATCGGGCACGAAGCCGACCGCCCCATCCTTGACGACGTGGCGGACCTTCGGGCGTCGACGCCCACCGATGCCGCCAAGCGGATAGTTCCTGACGTGGCCGAGGAACTGGCCATGGTGAGGCAGGCAAGGGACCACTTGCGCCGGAGCATCGGCAGGATGGTGGACCGGGAATCGGACCGGCTGCAGTCATTGAAGTCACGGCCGGTGCTGGCCACCCCGGCCTCGATGGTGGACGCCCGGGCCGAAGACATCCATCGCCTGCAGCGCCGCTCCCATTCAGCCGTCAGCACTGCCGTTGCCCGCGCCCTGGACCAGGTCCATCACCTGCGCGCACAAGTCAGGGCCCTCTCCCCGCAAAAGACACTGGACCGTGGCTATGCCGTGGTCCAGATTGTTGGCGAGGACCAAGCCGGGCACACAGTGGTCAGCAGTCCTGAGGAAGCCCCTGAAGGAACCTCCCTGGCCATTCGAGTAGCCGAAGGTCGCTTCAGGGCAGTGTCCACAGGCCAAGGACACATCGTGGACCGTTGA
- a CDS encoding exodeoxyribonuclease VII small subunit, whose translation MTENNSSASSPESLDSLSYEEAREQLMGVVSRLEAGGASLEESLALWERGEALAKRCEDWLEGARKRLATARDASNDAGAAAQ comes from the coding sequence ATGACCGAGAACAACTCATCCGCATCTTCACCGGAATCCTTGGATTCCTTGAGCTACGAGGAAGCACGCGAACAGCTCATGGGCGTTGTTAGCCGCCTGGAAGCCGGAGGTGCCAGCCTGGAAGAATCCCTGGCACTCTGGGAAAGGGGCGAAGCCCTGGCCAAACGCTGCGAGGACTGGCTGGAAGGCGCCCGCAAACGCCTGGCCACAGCCCGGGACGCAAGCAACGACGCCGGTGCTGCCGCCCAGTAA
- a CDS encoding polyphosphate kinase 2 family protein, with protein sequence MPVAAVEFAKSPAEVLRVGPGFTLASVDPGSTPGYPGAKADGKALLGAQDARLAELQEKLFAQGRFGSTKRLLLILQAMDTAGKGGIVSHVVGAMDPQGVQLRAFKAPTDEEKSHDFLWRIEKEAPAAGMVGVFDRSHYEDVLIHRVHGWADAAELERRYAAINDFEARLADQGTTIVKVMLNISKDEQKERLIARLDDPSKHWKYSSGDLAERAFWDDYMDAYSVAFEKTSTDIAPWHVVPANKKWYARIAVQQLLIDALERLQLDWPKAGFDVAAERALVVDS encoded by the coding sequence ATGCCGGTGGCTGCAGTTGAGTTTGCCAAGAGTCCTGCTGAGGTATTGAGGGTCGGGCCAGGATTCACGCTCGCCAGTGTGGACCCTGGCTCCACCCCCGGATATCCGGGCGCGAAAGCTGATGGCAAGGCCTTGCTGGGAGCCCAGGACGCACGGCTGGCAGAACTGCAGGAGAAGCTCTTTGCCCAAGGCCGGTTCGGGAGCACCAAGAGGCTGCTGCTGATCCTGCAGGCCATGGATACGGCAGGCAAGGGCGGCATCGTCAGCCACGTAGTCGGCGCCATGGACCCGCAGGGTGTTCAACTGCGCGCCTTCAAGGCTCCCACTGACGAGGAAAAATCCCATGACTTCCTGTGGCGGATCGAAAAGGAAGCTCCCGCTGCCGGGATGGTGGGAGTTTTCGACCGTTCGCATTACGAGGATGTCCTGATCCATCGGGTGCACGGATGGGCCGACGCTGCGGAGCTGGAACGCCGCTACGCCGCCATCAACGACTTCGAGGCCCGGCTCGCGGACCAGGGCACCACCATCGTCAAAGTCATGCTCAACATCAGCAAAGACGAGCAAAAAGAGCGGCTGATAGCGCGCTTGGATGACCCCAGCAAGCACTGGAAGTACAGCAGTGGAGATTTGGCCGAACGCGCGTTCTGGGACGACTACATGGATGCCTACAGCGTGGCGTTCGAGAAGACGTCAACGGACATAGCGCCCTGGCACGTGGTCCCGGCCAACAAGAAGTGGTACGCACGCATCGCTGTGCAACAGTTGCTGATCGATGCCCTTGAACGCCTCCAGCTGGACTGGCCAAAGGCCGGGTTCGACGTAGCAGCCGAACGCGCACTGGTGGTGGATTCCTAG
- a CDS encoding pyridoxal phosphate-dependent aminotransferase produces MAKFKQSTKLHNVLYDIRGPILQAAQQMEAEGHRILKLNIGNPAPFGFEAPDAILVDMIRHLPNAQGYSDSRGIFSARTAVSQYYQTRGIQNIHVDDIYLGNGVSELITMSLMALLEDGDEVLIPTPDYPLWTASVALAGGRPVHYLCDEDSGWQPDLEDMEAKITPRTKGIVVINPNNPTGAVYPEETLKKIVALAEKHGLVLFADEIYEKILYEDAVHINLAGLTGDDVLCLTFSGLSKAYRVCGYRAGWMAISGPKKDAADYLEGINLLANMRLCANVPAQHAIQTALGGYQSINDLILPGGRLLEQRNKAYDLLNAIPGVSTQQARGALYLFPKLDPEVYHIRDDEKFVLDLLKEQKILVSHGRAFNWVRPDHFRMVTLPNVKDIEEAIGRMADFLSRYPGN; encoded by the coding sequence ATGGCGAAATTCAAGCAGTCCACCAAACTTCATAATGTCCTCTACGACATCCGTGGACCGATTCTTCAGGCCGCCCAGCAGATGGAGGCGGAGGGTCACAGGATCCTCAAACTGAACATCGGAAACCCAGCCCCGTTTGGTTTTGAAGCGCCTGACGCCATTTTGGTGGACATGATCCGCCACCTTCCCAATGCCCAGGGTTACAGCGATTCCCGCGGAATTTTCTCGGCCCGGACCGCAGTCTCGCAGTACTACCAGACCCGTGGCATCCAGAACATCCACGTAGATGACATCTACCTCGGCAACGGGGTCAGCGAACTTATCACCATGTCCCTCATGGCCCTTCTTGAAGATGGCGACGAGGTCCTGATTCCCACCCCGGACTACCCCTTGTGGACAGCTTCCGTAGCCTTGGCCGGTGGCCGCCCGGTGCACTACCTCTGTGACGAGGATTCCGGCTGGCAGCCCGATCTTGAGGATATGGAAGCCAAAATCACGCCGCGAACCAAGGGCATCGTGGTGATCAACCCCAACAATCCCACCGGCGCCGTGTACCCGGAAGAGACACTCAAGAAGATCGTCGCCCTCGCAGAGAAACACGGACTGGTCCTCTTCGCCGACGAAATCTACGAGAAAATCCTTTACGAGGACGCCGTCCACATCAACCTGGCCGGCCTCACCGGCGACGATGTCCTGTGCCTGACATTCAGCGGGCTCTCCAAGGCCTACCGCGTCTGTGGCTACCGGGCCGGTTGGATGGCCATCTCAGGGCCGAAGAAGGACGCTGCGGACTACCTCGAAGGCATCAACCTGCTGGCCAACATGCGCTTGTGTGCCAACGTTCCCGCGCAGCACGCCATCCAGACTGCCCTGGGCGGGTACCAGAGCATCAACGACCTCATCCTGCCCGGCGGCAGGCTGCTGGAACAGCGCAACAAGGCCTATGACCTCCTGAATGCCATTCCCGGAGTGAGCACCCAACAGGCCAGGGGCGCCCTGTATCTGTTTCCGAAGCTGGACCCCGAGGTCTACCACATCCGCGATGACGAGAAATTTGTCCTCGACCTCTTGAAGGAACAGAAAATCCTGGTTTCCCACGGACGGGCCTTCAACTGGGTGCGCCCGGACCACTTCCGAATGGTCACCCTGCCCAACGTCAAGGACATTGAAGAGGCCATTGGCCGCATGGCGGACTTCCTGTCGAGGTACCCGGGGAACTAG
- a CDS encoding ABC transporter substrate-binding protein, which translates to MKNPVPMTLTRRGLGGLAAGLGVALALSACGGSPLATPSTSASGGSAAGGSLVVGSADFPESQVIAEIYVGALNAAGLTATSKPNIGSREIYFKAVQDGSVDLVPDYSGNLLSFVDTEAAEVSAEDVYKALPGKLPDGLAVLDASKAEDKDAMVVTKATAEKYQLKSIEDLAKVCKDFTMAAPATFETRSYGFPGLKKNYNCELKGLQPFSDGGGNLTLQALLEDKVQVADIYTTTPSIVDNDLVVLEDPKNNFKAQQVLPLVKEDKMTDKAKEALNNVSKILTTDDLINLNRAVSGDQKQAPKDAAAAWLKDKGIVK; encoded by the coding sequence ATGAAGAACCCCGTCCCCATGACCCTTACGCGCCGTGGTCTCGGCGGCCTCGCAGCCGGACTGGGTGTGGCCCTTGCGTTGAGCGCATGTGGCGGCAGCCCGTTGGCCACACCGTCCACTTCGGCTTCGGGCGGTTCCGCTGCCGGTGGCTCGCTGGTGGTTGGATCGGCTGACTTCCCGGAAAGCCAGGTCATCGCCGAGATCTATGTTGGCGCCCTCAACGCGGCAGGACTCACTGCCACGTCCAAGCCCAACATCGGCTCCCGTGAGATCTACTTCAAGGCTGTCCAGGACGGCTCCGTGGACCTCGTCCCGGACTACTCCGGCAACCTCCTCTCCTTTGTGGATACCGAGGCAGCGGAAGTATCAGCCGAGGACGTCTACAAGGCCCTTCCCGGCAAACTTCCGGACGGCTTGGCAGTGCTGGATGCTTCCAAGGCCGAGGACAAGGACGCCATGGTAGTGACCAAGGCGACGGCCGAGAAGTACCAGTTGAAGTCCATCGAGGACCTGGCCAAGGTGTGCAAGGACTTCACCATGGCAGCTCCGGCCACGTTCGAGACGCGCTCGTACGGCTTCCCGGGGCTGAAGAAGAACTACAACTGCGAGCTCAAGGGACTGCAGCCGTTCAGCGACGGCGGTGGCAACCTGACCCTGCAGGCGCTGCTTGAGGACAAGGTCCAGGTGGCCGATATCTACACCACCACCCCGTCCATCGTCGACAACGACCTCGTTGTTCTTGAGGATCCCAAGAACAACTTCAAAGCCCAGCAGGTCCTGCCGCTGGTCAAGGAGGACAAGATGACGGACAAGGCCAAGGAAGCGCTCAACAACGTCTCCAAGATCCTCACCACCGATGACCTGATCAACCTCAACCGCGCGGTCAGCGGTGACCAGAAGCAGGCTCCCAAGGATGCCGCCGCTGCGTGGCTCAAGGACAAGGGCATCGTTAAGTAA
- a CDS encoding ABC transporter permease: MNIFAETIAWLIDPKHWTGSGGIPTRVLEHLQYSALVLLIAAAIAVPIGLFIGHTGRGRVVAVAVAGALRALPTLGLLVLFALLAGSGLMPPVWALVILTVPPLLAGTYAGISSVDATVVDAARAMGMTELQILFRVELPNGLQVMFGGIRTAVLQVIATVSVVAYLPLGGLGRYLFDGLVLQDFPRMLGGSLLIAGLAIAVDLILAGVQRLVLSPGLTLDSNGSHKAADDLTAAAPAGAAVQGGTP, translated from the coding sequence ATGAATATCTTTGCCGAGACGATTGCCTGGCTCATTGACCCCAAGCACTGGACCGGCAGCGGTGGCATTCCCACCCGCGTCCTGGAACATCTCCAGTACAGCGCACTGGTCCTCCTCATTGCGGCCGCCATCGCCGTCCCCATCGGTCTCTTCATCGGGCACACAGGCCGTGGACGCGTGGTCGCTGTTGCCGTGGCCGGTGCGCTCCGGGCGCTCCCCACGCTCGGGTTGCTGGTGCTGTTTGCGTTGCTCGCCGGCAGCGGTTTGATGCCACCGGTGTGGGCGCTCGTGATCCTCACAGTCCCGCCGCTGCTTGCAGGTACTTACGCCGGTATTTCCAGTGTGGACGCCACGGTGGTGGATGCTGCCAGGGCCATGGGCATGACCGAGCTGCAGATCCTCTTCCGCGTGGAACTTCCCAACGGCCTGCAAGTCATGTTCGGCGGAATCCGTACTGCGGTGTTGCAGGTCATCGCAACCGTTTCCGTGGTGGCTTACCTGCCCCTCGGCGGGCTGGGCCGCTATTTGTTTGACGGACTCGTCCTGCAGGATTTCCCCAGGATGCTTGGCGGTTCCCTGCTCATCGCCGGCCTGGCCATCGCGGTGGACCTGATCCTCGCCGGCGTGCAACGGCTGGTCCTCTCCCCGGGCCTTACCCTCGACTCAAACGGCAGCCACAAGGCAGCCGACGATCTCACAGCCGCGGCTCCAGCCGGGGCTGCCGTTCAAGGAGGTACACCATGA
- a CDS encoding ABC transporter permease: protein MEWFLGNTGLVFGLAGQHMVLAIIPMVLGLLISIPLAQLARANSTLRSVVATATSLLYTIPSLALFIILPTILGTRILDPLNVVVALTIYAVALLVRAAMDAFDSVDDDLRNAAVAMGFKPLARFFQVDLPLSLPVLFAGLRVVSVSNISLVSVAALLGVGNLGVLFTDGLQRTFVTEVVVGIIAILVLALLMDAVLVVLERLLTPWTRAAGGQSSRTDANTLLTEPKAGPRVAKSGLRPDPGASA from the coding sequence ATGGAGTGGTTCCTCGGCAATACCGGCCTGGTTTTCGGGTTGGCTGGGCAGCATATGGTGCTCGCCATCATTCCCATGGTCCTTGGCCTCCTGATTTCCATCCCGTTGGCCCAGCTGGCCCGGGCCAACAGCACGCTCCGCTCCGTAGTGGCTACTGCCACCTCGCTGCTGTACACGATTCCTTCCCTGGCTTTGTTCATCATCCTTCCCACCATCCTGGGCACCCGGATCCTGGACCCCCTGAACGTGGTGGTGGCCTTGACGATTTACGCCGTAGCCCTGCTGGTCCGTGCAGCGATGGACGCCTTTGATTCGGTGGACGACGACCTCCGGAATGCAGCCGTGGCCATGGGCTTCAAACCCCTGGCGCGCTTCTTCCAGGTGGACCTGCCGTTGTCGCTGCCGGTGCTGTTTGCCGGACTCCGGGTGGTCTCGGTCAGCAACATTTCGCTGGTCAGCGTCGCGGCGCTGCTGGGCGTGGGAAATCTCGGCGTCCTTTTCACCGACGGGCTGCAGCGGACGTTCGTCACCGAGGTAGTGGTGGGCATCATTGCCATTCTGGTGCTGGCACTGCTGATGGATGCGGTGCTGGTGGTTCTGGAAAGGCTTCTGACTCCCTGGACCCGCGCAGCCGGTGGACAGTCCTCCCGCACCGACGCCAACACCCTGCTCACTGAGCCCAAGGCCGGACCCCGCGTGGCGAAGTCGGGCCTCCGCCCGGATCCGGGGGCGTCCGCATGA